Proteins encoded by one window of Culicoides brevitarsis isolate CSIRO-B50_1 chromosome 2, AGI_CSIRO_Cbre_v1, whole genome shotgun sequence:
- the LOC134832436 gene encoding uncharacterized protein LOC134832436, producing the protein MSAANKQNSTTDADKTEFRKSNSYSSTSCFSDDTELRDVPKPVAAVSKKNLKNFKATQYLELKIDEGKMENGNNGTLIRKERPRRFHQKSSQNRNKSPSVSEKTFDSNTTCTSKWSSSEEEDDEELSGYGDVSYTNSKSGSINGSVNSGSERRSRARRKTKKNVDDEEEDGSTCGDEDFHWVKTEPPSEQRTVSPSSNSNTASVSNGMPPRPPGSLDRRRQNPKNRKDRDAKSRSSHSLREKKRNEHLMHQQHQQSPGFHHSNDFLHQFGGSQFMLHEHPSMPCLVNSNGIMGCSWPSRENLMQKSAEFRSTQDLMQQTASQQQQCCNRYPFLSPAAAAMYCHCNYPFNSTSTLTLPHMMCQSVCGSQQQINKVCLKNA; encoded by the exons ATGAGTGccgcaaacaaacaaaacagcaCAACAGACGCAGACAAGACCGAATTCCGCAAAAGTAACAGTTACAGTTCGACGAGCTGCTTCAGCGATGACACCGAATTGCGCGACGTGCCGAAACCCGTAGCTGctgtttcaaagaaaaatctgaaaaatttcaaagcgaCGCAATATTTGGAGCTAAAAATCGACGAAGGCAAGATGGAAAACGGAAATAACGGGACTTTGATACGAAAAGAGCGCCCAAGgcgttttcatcaaaaatccagCCAAAATCGGAATAAATCGCCTTCGGTTTcggaaaaaacttttgatagtAACACGACTTGCACGAGTAAATGGTCGAGTTCGGAGGAAGAAGATGACGAGGAATTGTCCGGGTATGGCGATGTTTCGTACACGAATTCAAAGTCCGGAAGCATCAATGGGTCTGTGAATAGCGGCAGCGAAAGACGAAGTCGTGCGAGGaggaaaacgaagaaaaatgttgatgatgaagaagaag acGGCTCTACATGCGGCGACGAAGACTTCCATTGGGTAAAAACCGAACCGCCATCCGAACAACGTACCGTATCTCCATCTTCCAACTCAAATACTGCAAGCGTTTCGAACGGAATGCCTCCTCGTCCTCCGGGAAGCCTCGATCGTCGTCGCCAAAACCCAAAAAATCGCAAAGATCGCGACGCCAAAAGTCGCAGTTCGCATTCGTTGCGCGAAAAGAAACGAAATGAGCATTTAATGCATCAGCAACATCAACAATCGCCCGGATTTCATCACTCGAACGATTTTTTGCACCAATTTGGCGGATCGCAATTCATGTTGCACGAACATCCGTCGATGCCGTGTCTCGTAAATAGCAACGGGATAATGGGATGTTCGTGGCCCAGTAGGGaaaatttgatgcaaaaaagcGCAGAATTTCGCAGTACGCAGGATTTGATGCAACAAACGGCttcgcagcaacaacaatgtTGCAATCGATATCCGTTTTTGTCGCCGGCAGCTGCTGCGATGTATTGCCATTGCAATTATCCGTTCAATTCGACGTCGACCTTGACTTTGCCGCATATGATGTGTCAAAGTGTGTGCGGGTCGCAGCAACAAATCAATAAGGTTTGCCTGAAAAATGCctga